The stretch of DNA GCTATTCTCAACTGGGGTGAATAAGaacttatttcttttatttgaaaaatcaaccTGAGATCCCTTCTAGAAGCTTAAAGCCGACAGAATCTAGTCTTACggtttttggtaatttttaaaggattttcttgGATCTAAAGCAATCAAATTTTGTCCCTTTTTGCTTCCTTCTAGCCCCAGTTGATGCAAAAACTGGGTGTCCCAAAAACTTCTAAACAATTATAAATTAGAACCATTATACTCCCCTGCTTGCCCCTAGGTTTTAAGGGACACCCACAaatgtgtttgttttttatttaaggctGCAAAAAAGAATGCCAAAAAGTTTtatcttgaatattttaatcagaactgattaaatttgtatttataaacctccaaagaaaatatatttattgtttttttttatttagattagGATTTATTTGAGTGAAGACATTTTATCGCTTTTTGTCCCTTATTTTTTGTAGCTATAAACCTTAAATTTTAAGGGCTACAGATGTAAGTTTTAGTGCCATTTTGTGTCTTTCGAGATTGTTggtaaaatgaaaagtaaaaattattttttaaaaaaaggaacaaaataaaagattatttggaatgtatatttaataaatttattgttaatataaaatatctcTGAGAtagggaaagaaaaaaaattgtagatagagtatattaaaattataataatatattttaataaagaacgtgatttacttttttgtgttgaaaaaaatccatttgttttatttttgaatgattaaaaaggtttttcttagAGGAAAGGAGAATGGTGTGACCTTAAATATTATATCAgtcattaattaattgactTGCTGtccctttttttcctttaaattctcatttaatcTAATCCATTTCTCCCTTTGGTTCTCATCTCATTCAATTGGATTCTTTCGCAGAAAACtgtacaaaattatttctctttatttctctattttatttactgGTTTTTCTTACGCAGTgctggatttcttttttattatatttacaaattaatattttatcttaaaacctttaaaaactAAGTAAAATATTCCTTATACGCTTAAGTACAAAAGGATacgtctttttttctgcaaaggACGGCACTTTTAAGGCAAcagttcattttattttattttcttacgatttttattcccaaataaatgttttttaagagtttttttcaataatttcaatcAAGGACGGTttgataacttttttttagagtatttatttaactttctATTCGTCCAAAgctggaatttttcttttttctttcatttctccaaagaaaatcaactaCAAAAGGAAGGAAGAATacatttatagattttttttaaataaatgaaaaataaatccaaggatttttttttcaaatttatttaaccatCAACCATTAAAACTGATTCGATGGCAAAAGAATCCAACACAGAGGttggaataattaaaatactgACGTAAAGATATCAATCAGTACTAAAATTTTGTAcagaattattatatttttatttattttccttcttttctattaagtaccaatttattctaattattattctttttaaatttaattttattcttattgttcttcacatatttttttattaggtagtaatattaagtaaaatatCTCCATTTAACCGAATTTCTatgttaatttaatattttaaaattctaattcttatatttaatttattatttaatttaaaaacaaactatttatagagagaaaatatttagaatttgctgaatttaatgcttaattgTTTGAAATACTCGCATTGGTTCGTTAAGTGGAAGATTTATTGGGAAATTGCtatgatttttatatattcaGACAAATTATTACGCCACTTTGTCATTAACCCAGCTGgcaaaaaatgtagaaattttcattaagttagattttttatataaccGTATTTGgtttaaatggaaaaacttttaccaaaaaaatccttttctcaatttcaaatCTTTGAATCTAAAAAAATCCGCAGAATGTATTAAAAAACGAAGCAATAGTCCAGTAAAATGAATATAGACCAGCCGGGTAAATTTTTCTACACTTATTTATTACACGTTGCgtaaaaaaccttaaaaggTTTATCTACGTGTATTATAATTGGTGTGAATGATAAAAGATGTAAAGAAATActttaaatctttaataattttggcaaaaaacAACTCTAGgtggattaattttattcctttaattttttcttttgaattaagattggcataaattcttcttctgcTTTCCAAGACTCCATTTTCCCAATCATCTCCCACATTTATGAAATGTTTTAGTAGTATTTCAAAAGCTTCACGCATTAATccacgtttttcttttaaaaataaaatccctttTTATTCGTCTTATTATATCCTTATTATATGTAACTATATAtcacaattaaaattctctcaaggCAACGCGCATTtcctaactttttttctcttcttcttcttcgtctattatgtatttattttacgaGTCGAATAAATAAGAACATTTCTCTtgctaagaaaattattgtatAGAAGGTATAAAAAATAGAGGACCCGCATTTTTTAGTCTAAGCAGAACGCGCGGAAttgtgtcttttttttgcacacggAATGGGCGGAATGTTGGAGGCTTTACGcactttaataatttaaatttaaatttagatgAGCCTCTCCTCTGGCGGTGGTTTGAGCACATTATCCATTTCAAGGCGTGGGTTGCAGTACTCTTGTGCCGAGGGGCTATACGTACCACGGGTGGCTCTCTTGTTGCGCGCCATCACCAGGAAGGCCGCTAGGAGGGCTCCACCGAGGGCAAGAAGCCCCACAATAATCGGAACAACTATTATTGCAATATCCGTGGGCGCATAGCCTTCCTGAACTGGTGTCGCCTGAGCGAATTAGACAGAGAGATTTCGTCATCATTTTATCCCATTTTAGCCCCACACAAACTTAATACTAATTAATTAGTTtagctataaaaaaaaaacaaaaaggtGCAAAGAAACTCCTTTTTTTGCTCTTGAAAGAATGAAAGTTGTGCGCTAAATGAGGATGTGTTGGTTATCATGTAAAGTATGAGAATGAATTTCTCACTGCACGCTTTATGTACAAATACACATAAGTTGTGTAGGAATTAGCATCCTAGAATGAAAATAGAACAGAGAGAACATCCTAATAGATAGGCAAAGAGCATCCctttcttatgaaaaaaaagccaacaGTGCGAAGGAAAAGCGATCGTGCATGAAAGGGGaaaaagcaacaacaaaaaacttttttaaacttaCAATTTCTGAGCAATTTCTCCCCGTGAAGCCTTCGGTGCAATTGCAAATGTACTCAGGTTGTTCTGCGCAATCTTCAATGCACACCCCACCATTCAGACAGACCCCCTCCTCGAGGCAGGGATCTGAGAAGTCACACTGTCGCCCACAGAGTCCCATTTGGCAGGAACAtctacacagaaaaaaattgattaataaaaaaatccttttgggttcctttttaaaggaaatgtTTCTCACTTGAAAGATCCTCGAGTATTGAGACACATCCCTCTACCACCGCACGTTATCCTCCCTGTTGCACATTCATCAATGTCATGATCGCAGTGAATACCATCGAATCCCGTCCCTGTGCAATTGCATCGATAATCCCCGAGGAGATCAATGCAGGTGCCACCATTCTGGCACGGTTGTGATGCACATTCATCAATTTCAGTCTCACAGAATCTCCCACCGAAGCCCAAACTGCACTGACACACTGGCgccagctaaaaaaaaaagaattttaattattaaatcaagTTTTAGAGTcataaaaattgctttatgtTGATTAAAATTTGAGAGTCCAAATCATCTGAATTTTAGGGTCAGAATTTTGAAGTTTTGGGGACAAATCTCTAAAATTTAGAGCAAAATCATTCTTaagttcaatttaaaaaaaaaattgaattttgaagaataaattcagaaacaaaaattttaagttgaataatatttaaaaaaaatattttttaattttaatttaaccctTCGCgttctttttatcacgatatttgtCCTTAGAATATCCCCTTAGAAGATAGTTTTTAAGCAAAATGTCTTCTTTAGCtttttttgcgtgaatttaatgcatttcaaatgtgaaaaaataattaaaactcacaaaaaattgggaaaataaaatatttcaagtttGGGTGTACGTATGATCCAAagaacgtgaaagggttaatactcaaaattagtttttagagctttaaaaatttgctttaCTAGTTCAAAATTGAGGatatagaaaattgaagaaagaatcacagctaaaagatggaacagtataaagcgaaaatAAAGACAGAATCCTCGAGCCTAACTCTACGTTTTAAacgtaaattaaatgaaaaattatttttaaattgagtttaaaaacagtttaaaaaaaacgacttaaagttaaaatttcaagttaatctaattaaaataaataaaaatatccttaCCGATGGCTCCGCAAAGCAGAACCCACCATTCTGACACGGTTCAACATGGCAGAAGGGAACATCACAGAGAGGACCCACAAATCCTGCCAAGCAGTTGCACGTAAAATTATTCCCCGTTGTTCCATCTAATTGAAAGgagattcaattaaattcatctcAAAATTAATCATCAAATCTTCCGGATAAACTTACTGTATCCATCAACGCACGCCGATCCATTGCGACAGGGATTATTCTCGCAAGTCACGAGGCGCAGGACATCACATTGGGGCCCTGCGTACTCCTCCGTGCAGGCACAACTGAAGTCTGCAATGAGATCCGTGCATGTGCCACCGTTGTGGCATGGATTTGAGAGACATTCATCAATCTCCAGCTCACAGTGTCGCCCCTCGTAGCCGGGCATGCATTTGCACGTGTAATTGGCAATGCCATCGATGCAGGTGGAGTTATTTGTGCACTCAGCTGCGAGGCACTCATCAATGTTCTCGGAACAATCATCCCCCGCATAGCCTAGTGGACATTCACAGGCATACTGATCTGATGCATTTGAGCATGTCCCCCCATTCTGACAGTCACTCTGGAAGCACAGGATGCACCCTTCTTCGGGTTTTGTCGAATTGAGCGTGTAGTGTGGCCGTGGCTCCATATTGTCACGATAGACCTCAATGTCCGGGAAGTAGGGCAGGAGGAATCCACCGACACGCACCTCACCCAAGCATCCCTTGAATTTAGCACCATTATTTGCCGTCCCCTTGGGCACACTATTCTCCACATGTGGCGGAACACCGCCCAAGTAGATGAGGAATTGCCCCGAGAAGAGATGCTGGAAGGCATTCTGATCGACTGGAGCGAAGATCAGTGGATTTGGATCTGGCATTGAATCCCATCCCTTCCAACCACCCTCGAGGCTACCATCCTGAACACGCAGGGAGATTGTGCTCCAATCAAAATCTGCCATTTCCTTGTGGAAACGTCGTGTCTCTGGCAATTCCGCCGATGACAGACGCCACTGTACTGTGACCTGATCATTGAACACGGCAATCTCAAAGTACATATCCCCATCTTGGACGTACAGCAGTGTCCCACCGGTCTTACTCCTGTACGACACTTCAATTGTCGTCTGTTGGTAATCATCAATCTTCTCCATCTCTCTGGGTTGGAACTCAAAGGCCAGGGGGCTCTCTTCAATGCCCTGGAATGTCATATTTGTAATACACTCAAAGCCATCATCGAGATTCTGGCACACAGCATTCCCCGGGCATTTGTGCAGCTCACAGAATTGAATGTCCTGACACAGCTTCCCCTTGTACCCACGTGGGCAAATGCAGACAAAATCATTCCACGTATTGCGACAGGATGCCCCATGATGGCATGGTTGCACCCGGCAGAGATCATCAGACACCTCTCCTTTGAGAATTGATGCACGATCAATGGAAACATCCCCAAAGGGTGGAGGCAGTGCCAAATTTGCCTCATTGAGTGGATACAGCTCCACAATCATCACCTGCGATCCATTTGACACCTGAACATCCTGAATTATGCCTTTGAAGTAATTCAAATCCGTGGAGAAATTAGCATACGGTGGTGGTCCTCCGAGGTAGAGAACTTGTGCATCCAAAATTCCCGTAGATGACAGAGTTTTCCGGAAGTATTCAGTACCATTCAGCTTCACCTGCACAAGCGTCAAATTCCGGATAACTTGAATGAGATGCGTATAGCCATTGTCCAGCTTATTCCCACCCACAGTGTAGGCTTCGGGGGTGCCATTGAATTGAATCTGAACATGTAGTTCCCCACCAAGAAGCTTAGCTGACACATAGGAATCCCCAATGTCTCTATTTGATGGAATCTTCCGGGCATCGCTGCCCAAATAGAAAATCTGCCCTGTCGGTTGGCGCGTCTTGATGAACATGGAGATATCAACGATTGTCCGGACAGATCTCCTTGGACGTTCAGCCACGTCGACAATTGCTGCGGAATTCGTTGTATTCTCATGCCCAAAGGTTGCAGCGGTGATGTTGAATTTGCACGTTGGTCCTAGGTGCGGGCGTGTACACGTGCAGGAGAATGTGTGCCACAGATCTGAGCACAACCCATTGGAATTGCATGGATTTGGCTTGCACTGCTCAGTACGTGGGCATCCCTGTTCCACATTCACCAATCGCACGGTTTTATTGTCCGTATCAAAGGGGAATACCCACTGCCCATTGATCACGACATCCTCCATGCATCCCACAAAGCTCGATGGTGTATGCGTGAGATGCCGAAGGTAGGAATTGAGATTGGGTATCGTTCCACCGAGATCTGTTGTTGGGAAACTCGTATGACTGGCATTGGTGCCTTCGTAGGAATTTATCGGGTAAATTGTTTGCTCCTCATTGGCAGACAACACCAAATGGGATGAATTTATGGCCACAAAAACCTTCTGCCATTTACTATCATTCAACCCTGAGCCAATAAATACCCCCTCCCACTTATTCAGCAATGATGAATGGAGATTAAGACGACCATTGACCAATTCCAGGATGTAGCTGTACGTATTCCCATTGCCAAAGGCCAAGATTCCATTGGGGAGTGTTGTCCGGAAGCGCAATTGGATTTCATAGCCCTCATCGCGGGAGGTGTTGACGGTGATCAAGCTACTAGCCACGAGGGACATTGTTGTGACTTTCTCACATGTGGATCCTTGGAAGCCAGCACGGCAGGAACAATTGAATTTGTGGAGAGTCTCATTCTCCAGGTAGGGAATGCAAATACCATCATTCAAGCACGGCTGACTTACGCACCCAATGAGGCTCACGCTGCAGTTCTTGCCACCCCAGAGGGGATCACAGTCACACAGATAGTTATCCCGACCATCCATGCAGGTTCCATGAATGCACGGCTTGTACTTTTCGCACTCATCAATGTTGATCTCACAGTGCTTACCCTCGAATCCTGGATCGCATTCGCATGAATACGTCCCAACCTgattgaatgttttatttgatattttaaaatttaaaataaaaaaatacctatTCCTAGATCCTCTCTATCATTTTAAGAATGTGGGGAGAAtcatctaataaaaattatgattttattttcaaagttttgccgaattattaagaattaaaagcaacttgaagtttgtacactttttgaataaacttttcttccagGAACGGTTTGAcatgttcccggaaagtgccataagtgccTGAAGGTTGAGTATTCATCCTGCCCATTGTaacaggaagtttctaagggatcttaggaatctatacttttcaacacccggttGATCTTTGATTACATTTAGGCGTCAAAATCTGAGtctataaaaatgcttcacaCAATCGTAAAGAGGACTTCCTAAATGGACAGATTTTGACTCATAAATGtaatcaaggatcagccgggtaTTGAAAAGGAGATTCCttagatcccttagaaactttctAATACAATTGGGAGTCATCCTGCACAGCTTCCAggcacttatggcactttccgggagtTGCTAAAATTACATTAggtattaatttttgaaaagaattaaacaaacatctcaataactttaaaaattctttttttttagaacttcatcgataatatttatttatttaatgtaaaaactTCATCTCATGTAATGTTTTCAATAAGTCTTAcgtattctttttaaatgttatagGCCCTGAGGAAGGGCTTACATATATAGTCCGAAATGTcggttttaaataaaaattaactggCCTTGTATCCGACCGAAAATCTGCTTTTTTAACTTCTCAATTTCCTTATCAATTACAAGACTTACCTCATCAATGCAGGTGCCATACTTGGAGCAGGGATTACTTTCACATTCATTGATGTTAATCTCACAATTCCTCCCGATGATACCatcaacacacacacattcatAGCCACTGGCATTCTCGTAGGCAAATGGCCGTGAGAAAGCAGCCGGAAGGGCATATTTCTGGGATTCTGGCAGCTCATACAGGAGCTGATTGGATCTCTGGTAGCACGTTCCGTTGTACTGACACGGTTTCACCTCACACTCATCAATGTCCACTTCGCAATTCTTTCCCGTGTACCCGGAAAAGCACTCACAGTGATAATCATTAATCTCATCGATGCACTTTGCCCCATTTTGGCATGGATTCGTCTCACACTCGTCAATATTCAACTGACACTGATTCCCTGTATAGCCGGTGTTCTTGCAATCGCACTGATACCCACCCAATTCATCAATACACCTCCCCCCATGCTGACACGGCTGTGATTCACAATCATCAATATCAATCTCACACAACCGACCCGTCATTCCGGGAATGCAGATGCACGTAAAATTGGCAATCCCATCGAGGCATGTTGACCCACGAGAGCAGGGATTCTCAGCACATTCGTCAATATTCAATGAGCAATCCTTGTCCGAATATCCCGGCTGGCACACGCACTTGTAGTCATTAATGAGATTGAGGCATGTTGCGCCATTTTTGCACGGACGACTCAAGCATTCGTCAACATCGAGATCACACACGGCTCCCGTGTAGCCCGGTTCGCAGTAGCACTTGAAGGAACCCACGCGATTGACACAGATCCCATGGCCACAGACATCGGGTTTCTCGCATTCATCCACATCATTCTCGCATCGTGTTCCtggaattgatttttattttacaatatttatttactttatttagCATTATTGCGTGTCACGgagcaattttctcctttagCTACGCAGAAAGAGAGAGACAAGGGAGAAGATACAAAATTCTCTCACCATTGTAACCACTGGAACATTTGCAGATGTAATCATTTCCGGCGACAAAGCAAGTGCCACCATTGAGGCATGGTTGTCCAGAGCAGGGCGTAATTTCTGGACAATTGCTCCCATTGCACGGTACAACTCTCTCACAGTGATTACCCTCAAAGCCTGGCGGGCAGATGCATTCGGTTGTGTTGAAGCTGCAGGTG from Lutzomyia longipalpis isolate SR_M1_2022 chromosome 1, ASM2433408v1 encodes:
- the LOC129796312 gene encoding protein crumbs isoform X2 translates to MHLLGSSTTIGALAIFVLLPTISIAAVVEPKEAFFNGSAYLRLFTPMPVWGHSAITFRTCRGSEIFSQRYALHTLRLAVHPHSVTVSLATPEKNLTVNFPVLAGLFDNRWHTIEFLYQLGNLNLIVDRQSMVIANATYNTEFLTDSEVKNEAAVLILGTNYSGCMLHGPGLVFNYTAMHPVGVLFTGCPLPSGPCGPDHDDIVHNSVVDHCIHDPCMQHGACISRPDSYECHCTARYSGKNCEVDTGPPCLNQPCFNGGTCQEDARGDVQCFCPSGFTGPRCESELSVHPLCENSPCRNNGSCRVLGKTVDCECLDGFSGPFCEFDRDDCESTPCQNNGICSDEIGGFTCNCDGTGYTGNVCQDNINECKQRNPCQNGGNCYDTHGYFICECQPGFGGPTCDVVINECQSQPCQHGGNCIPGKGTFTCSCVSGYTGSMCEISPPCPQCPNDSECIGGQCVCKQGTTGPRCETPVALPFADDCSCLNGGTCSFNTTECICPPGFEGNHCERVVPCNGSNCPEITPCSGQPCLNGGTCFVAGNDYICKCSSGYNGTRCENDVDECEKPDVCGHGICVNRVGSFKCYCEPGYTGAVCDLDVDECLSRPCKNGATCLNLINDYKCVCQPGYSDKDCSLNIDECAENPCSRGSTCLDGIANFTCICIPGMTGRLCEIDIDDCESQPCQHGGRCIDELGGYQCDCKNTGYTGNQCQLNIDECETNPCQNGAKCIDEINDYHCECFSGYTGKNCEVDIDECEVKPCQYNGTCYQRSNQLLYELPESQKYALPAAFSRPFAYENASGYECVCVDGIIGRNCEININECESNPCSKYGTCIDEVGTYSCECDPGFEGKHCEINIDECEKYKPCIHGTCMDGRDNYLCDCDPLWGGKNCSVSLIGCVSQPCLNDGICIPYLENETLHKFNCSCRAGFQGSTCEKVTTMSLVASSLITVNTSRDEGYEIQLRFRTTLPNGILAFGNGNTYSYILELVNGRLNLHSSLLNKWEGVFIGSGLNDSKWQKVFVAINSSHLVLSANEEQTIYPINSYEGTNASHTSFPTTDLGGTIPNLNSYLRHLTHTPSSFVGCMEDVVINGQWVFPFDTDNKTVRLVNVEQGCPRTEQCKPNPCNSNGLCSDLWHTFSCTCTRPHLGPTCKFNITAATFGHENTTNSAAIVDVAERPRRSVRTIVDISMFIKTRQPTGQIFYLGSDARKIPSNRDIGDSYVSAKLLGGELHVQIQFNGTPEAYTVGGNKLDNGYTHLIQVIRNLTLVQVKLNGTEYFRKTLSSTGILDAQVLYLGGPPPYANFSTDLNYFKGIIQDVQVSNGSQVMIVELYPLNEANLALPPPFGDVSIDRASILKGEVSDDLCRVQPCHHGASCRNTWNDFVCICPRGYKGKLCQDIQFCELHKCPGNAVCQNLDDGFECITNMTFQGIEESPLAFEFQPREMEKIDDYQQTTIEVSYRSKTGGTLLYVQDGDMYFEIAVFNDQVTVQWRLSSAELPETRRFHKEMADFDWSTISLRVQDGSLEGGWKGWDSMPDPNPLIFAPVDQNAFQHLFSGQFLIYLGGVPPHVENSVPKGTANNGAKFKGCLGEVRVGGFLLPYFPDIEVYRDNMEPRPHYTLNSTKPEEGCILCFQSDCQNGGTCSNASDQYACECPLGYAGDDCSENIDECLAAECTNNSTCIDGIANYTCKCMPGYEGRHCELEIDECLSNPCHNGGTCTDLIADFSCACTEEYAGPQCDVLRLVTCENNPCRNGSACVDGYNGTTGNNFTCNCLAGFVGPLCDVPFCHVEPCQNGGFCFAEPSLAPVCQCSLGFGGRFCETEIDECASQPCQNGGTCIDLLGDYRCNCTGTGFDGIHCDHDIDECATGRITCGGRGMCLNTRGSFKCSCQMGLCGRQCDFSDPCLEEGVCLNGGVCIEDCAEQPEYICNCTEGFTGRNCSEIATPVQEGYAPTDIAIIVVPIIVGLLALGGALLAAFLVMARNKRATRGTYSPSAQEYCNPRLEMDNVLKPPPEERLI
- the LOC129796312 gene encoding protein crumbs isoform X1, whose translation is MHLLGSSTTIGALAIFVLLPTISIAAVVEPKEAFFNGSAYLRLFTPMPVWGHSAITFRTCRGSEIFSQRYALHTLRLAVHPHSVTVSLATPEKNLTVNFPVLAGLFDNRWHTIEFLYQLGNLNLIVDRQSMVIANATYNTEFLTDSEVKNEAAVLILGTNYSGCMLHGPGLVFNYTAMHPVGVLFTGCPLPSGPCGPDHDDIVHNSVVDHCIHDPCMQHGACISRPDSYECHCTARYSGKNCEVDTGPPCLNQPCFNGGTCQEDARGDVQCFCPSGFTGPRCESELSVHPLCENSPCRNNGSCRVLGKTVDCECLDGFSGPFCEFDRDDCESTPCQNNGICSDEIGGFTCNCDGTGYTGNVCQDNINECKQRNPCQNGGNCYDTHGYFICECQPGFGGPTCDVVINECQSQPCQHGGNCIPGKGTFTCSCVSGYTGSMCEISPPCPQCPNDSECIGGQCVCKQGTTGPVGYCIPKLGQKSAKSNACTCLNGATCIGTASNITCICAAGFTGPRCETPVALPFADDCSCLNGGTCSFNTTECICPPGFEGNHCERVVPCNGSNCPEITPCSGQPCLNGGTCFVAGNDYICKCSSGYNGTRCENDVDECEKPDVCGHGICVNRVGSFKCYCEPGYTGAVCDLDVDECLSRPCKNGATCLNLINDYKCVCQPGYSDKDCSLNIDECAENPCSRGSTCLDGIANFTCICIPGMTGRLCEIDIDDCESQPCQHGGRCIDELGGYQCDCKNTGYTGNQCQLNIDECETNPCQNGAKCIDEINDYHCECFSGYTGKNCEVDIDECEVKPCQYNGTCYQRSNQLLYELPESQKYALPAAFSRPFAYENASGYECVCVDGIIGRNCEININECESNPCSKYGTCIDEVGTYSCECDPGFEGKHCEINIDECEKYKPCIHGTCMDGRDNYLCDCDPLWGGKNCSVSLIGCVSQPCLNDGICIPYLENETLHKFNCSCRAGFQGSTCEKVTTMSLVASSLITVNTSRDEGYEIQLRFRTTLPNGILAFGNGNTYSYILELVNGRLNLHSSLLNKWEGVFIGSGLNDSKWQKVFVAINSSHLVLSANEEQTIYPINSYEGTNASHTSFPTTDLGGTIPNLNSYLRHLTHTPSSFVGCMEDVVINGQWVFPFDTDNKTVRLVNVEQGCPRTEQCKPNPCNSNGLCSDLWHTFSCTCTRPHLGPTCKFNITAATFGHENTTNSAAIVDVAERPRRSVRTIVDISMFIKTRQPTGQIFYLGSDARKIPSNRDIGDSYVSAKLLGGELHVQIQFNGTPEAYTVGGNKLDNGYTHLIQVIRNLTLVQVKLNGTEYFRKTLSSTGILDAQVLYLGGPPPYANFSTDLNYFKGIIQDVQVSNGSQVMIVELYPLNEANLALPPPFGDVSIDRASILKGEVSDDLCRVQPCHHGASCRNTWNDFVCICPRGYKGKLCQDIQFCELHKCPGNAVCQNLDDGFECITNMTFQGIEESPLAFEFQPREMEKIDDYQQTTIEVSYRSKTGGTLLYVQDGDMYFEIAVFNDQVTVQWRLSSAELPETRRFHKEMADFDWSTISLRVQDGSLEGGWKGWDSMPDPNPLIFAPVDQNAFQHLFSGQFLIYLGGVPPHVENSVPKGTANNGAKFKGCLGEVRVGGFLLPYFPDIEVYRDNMEPRPHYTLNSTKPEEGCILCFQSDCQNGGTCSNASDQYACECPLGYAGDDCSENIDECLAAECTNNSTCIDGIANYTCKCMPGYEGRHCELEIDECLSNPCHNGGTCTDLIADFSCACTEEYAGPQCDVLRLVTCENNPCRNGSACVDGYNGTTGNNFTCNCLAGFVGPLCDVPFCHVEPCQNGGFCFAEPSLAPVCQCSLGFGGRFCETEIDECASQPCQNGGTCIDLLGDYRCNCTGTGFDGIHCDHDIDECATGRITCGGRGMCLNTRGSFKCSCQMGLCGRQCDFSDPCLEEGVCLNGGVCIEDCAEQPEYICNCTEGFTGRNCSEIATPVQEGYAPTDIAIIVVPIIVGLLALGGALLAAFLVMARNKRATRGTYSPSAQEYCNPRLEMDNVLKPPPEERLI
- the LOC129796312 gene encoding protein crumbs isoform X3; amino-acid sequence: MHLLGSSTTIGALAIFVLLPTISIAAVVEPKEAFFNGSAYLRLFTPMPVWGHSAITFRTCRGSEIFSQRYALHTLRLAVHPHSVTVSLATPEKNLTVNFPVLAGLFDNRWHTIEFLYQLGNLNLIVDRQSMVIANATYNTEFLTDSEVKNEAAVLILGTNYSGCMLHGPGLVFNYTAMHPVGVLFTGCPLPSGPCGPDHDDIVHNSVVDHCIHDPCMQHGACISRPDSYECHCTARYSGKNCEVDTGPPCLNQPCFNGGTCQEDARGDVQCFCPSGFTGPRCESELSVHPLCENSPCRNNGSCRVLGKTVDCECLDGFSGPFCEFDRDDCESTPCQNNGICSDEIGGFTCNCDGTGYTGNVCQDNINECKQRNPCQNGGNCYDTHGYFICECQPGFGGPTCDVVINECQSQPCQHGGNCIPGKGTFTCSCVSGYTGSMCEISPPCPQCPNDSECIGGQCVCKQGTTGPVGYCIPKLGQKSAKSNACTCLNGATCIGTASNITCICAAGFTGPRCETPVALPFADDCSCLNGGTCSFNTTECICPPGFEGNHCERVVPCNGSNCPEITPCSGQPCLNGGTCFVAGNDYICKCSSGYNGTRCENDVDECEKPDVCGHGICVNRVGSFKCYCEPGYTGAVCDLDVDECLSRPCKNGATCLNLINDYKCVCQPGYSDKDCSLNIDECAENPCSRGSTCLDGIANFTCICIPGMTGRLCEIDIDDCESQPCQHGGRCIDELGGYQCDCKNTGYTGNQCQLNIDECETNPCQNGAKCIDEINDYHCECFSGYTGKNCEVDIDECEVKPCQYNGTCYQRSNQLLYELPESQKYALPAAFSRPFAYENASGYECVCVDGIIGRNCEININECESNPCSKYGTCIDEVGTYSCECDPGFEGKHCEINIDECEKYKPCIHGTCMDGRDNYLCDCDPLWGGKNCSVSLIGCVSQPCLNDGICIPYLENETLHKFNCSCRAGFQGSTCEKVTTMSLVASSLITVNTSRDEGYEIQLRFRTTLPNGILAFGNGNTYSYILELVNGRLNLHSSLLNKWEGVFIGSGLNDSKWQKVFVAINSSHLVLSANEEQTIYPINSYEGTNASHTSFPTTDLGGTIPNLNSYLRHLTHTPSSFVGCMEDVVINGQWVFPFDTDNKTVRLVNVEQGCPRTEQCKPNPCNSNGLCSDLWHTFSCTCTRPHLGPTCKFNITAATFGHENTTNSAAIVDVAERPRRSVRTIVDISMFIKTRQPTGQIFYLGSDARKIPSNRDIGDSYVSAKLLGGELHVQIQFNGTPEAYTVGGNKLDNGYTHLIQVIRNLTLVQVKLNGTEYFRKTLSSTGILDAQVLYLGGPPPYANFSTDLNYFKGIIQDVQVSNGSQVMIVELYPLNEANLALPPPFGDVSIDRASILKGEVSDDLCRVQPCHHGASCRNTWNDFVCICPRGYKGKLCQDIQFCELHKCPGNAVCQNLDDGFECITNMTFQGIEESPLAFEFQPREMEKIDDYQQTTIEVSYRSKTGGTLLYVQDGDMYFEIAVFNDQVTVQWRLSSAELPETRRFHKEMADFDWSTISLRVQDGSLEGGWKGWDSMPDPNPLIFAPVDQNAFQHLFSGQFLIYLGGVPPHVENSVPKGTANNGAKFKGCLGEVRVGGFLLPYFPDIEVYRDNMEPRPHYTLNSTKPEEGCILCFQSDCQNGGTCSNASDQYACECPLGYAGDDCSENIDECLAAECTNNSTCIDGIANYTCKCMPGYEGRHCELEIDECLSNPCHNGGTCTDLIADFSCACTEEYAGPQCDVLRLVTCENNPCRNGSACVDGYNGTTGNNFTCNCLAGFVGPLCDVPFCHVEPCQNGGFCFAEPSLAPVCQCSLGFGGRFCETEIDECASQPCQNGGTCIDLLGDYRCNCTGTGFDGIHCDHDIDECATGRITCGGRGMCLNTRGSFKCSCQMGLCGRQCDFSDPCLEEGVCLNGGVCIEDCAEQPEYICNCTEGFTGRNCSEIDANSYTTYVYLYIKRAVRNSFSYFT